A portion of the Vreelandella subglaciescola genome contains these proteins:
- a CDS encoding YgaP family membrane protein produces MSSRLGCQDIALLATDDMASGLGHHRDTVENTMSCNVGKTDKTVRIVVGIALILLALTGVVGAWGWIGIVPLATGFFSFCPAYRLLGLNTCQRKR; encoded by the coding sequence TTGTCGTCGAGGCTAGGCTGTCAGGACATTGCCCTGCTGGCGACCGATGACATGGCCAGTGGGCTTGGCCATCACCGTGACACCGTGGAGAACACCATGAGCTGCAACGTGGGAAAAACAGATAAAACCGTACGCATCGTCGTTGGTATTGCGCTGATTCTGCTGGCGCTGACCGGCGTTGTCGGCGCTTGGGGCTGGATCGGCATCGTGCCGCTGGCCACCGGCTTTTTCAGCTTCTGCCCGGCCTATCGCCTGCTGGGCCTAAACACCTGCCAGCGGAAGCGGTAG
- the tnpB gene encoding IS66 family insertion sequence element accessory protein TnpB (TnpB, as the term is used for proteins encoded by IS66 family insertion elements, is considered an accessory protein, since TnpC, encoded by a neighboring gene, is a DDE family transposase.), whose product MIRIDEIWLATEPLDMRAGPDTALARVVQVFGSARPHCAYLFANKRGNRMKVLIHDGLGVWLCARRLNRGKFHWGESWRGDQLRLTDEQLAALVQGLPWQRLGAAGVISVL is encoded by the coding sequence ATGATCCGCATCGATGAAATCTGGCTGGCCACAGAGCCATTAGACATGCGCGCTGGACCAGACACGGCGTTAGCGCGTGTGGTGCAAGTGTTCGGCTCGGCCAGGCCACACTGTGCTTACCTGTTCGCCAATAAACGCGGCAATCGGATGAAGGTGCTGATCCACGATGGTCTGGGCGTCTGGCTCTGTGCCCGCCGCCTGAATCGTGGCAAGTTCCACTGGGGCGAATCCTGGCGCGGTGATCAACTGCGTTTGACCGATGAGCAGCTGGCCGCTCTGGTTCAGGGGCTTCCCTGGCAGCGCCTGGGTGCCGCCGGCGTTATCTCGGTGCTGTAA
- a CDS encoding MBL fold metallo-hydrolase, protein MPDSANDRPVVTAFFDDATSTFSYVVRDPQSTACAIIDSVLDFDYAAGRTDVRSADAISEFIRAEGLTVEWVLETHVHADHLSAAPYLHETLGGQTGIGANITVVQEVFGKAFNAGTEFARDGSQFDRLFAEGDTFAIGGLVGRVLQTPGHTPACLTYVIGDVAFVGDTLFMPDYGTARCDFPGGDARTLYRSIHKVLALPDETRLFLCHDYKAPGRDTYQHQTSVAEQREHNVHVHEGISEGEFVKMRTQRDATLGMPRLILPSVQVNMRAGELPPAEDNGQVYLKVPLNRF, encoded by the coding sequence ATGCCCGACTCAGCTAACGATCGGCCGGTAGTCACGGCGTTTTTTGACGACGCCACCAGCACCTTTAGCTACGTGGTGCGCGACCCGCAAAGCACGGCCTGCGCGATCATCGACTCGGTGCTCGACTTCGACTACGCCGCCGGGCGCACCGACGTGCGCTCTGCCGATGCCATCAGCGAGTTTATCCGCGCCGAGGGGCTGACGGTGGAATGGGTGCTGGAAACCCACGTCCACGCCGACCATCTCTCCGCCGCGCCCTATCTGCACGAAACGCTGGGCGGCCAGACCGGCATCGGCGCCAATATCACCGTGGTGCAGGAAGTATTCGGCAAGGCGTTTAACGCCGGCACCGAGTTCGCCCGGGACGGCAGCCAGTTCGACCGCCTGTTTGCCGAAGGCGACACCTTCGCCATCGGCGGGCTTGTCGGCCGCGTGCTGCAGACCCCCGGCCATACGCCGGCGTGCCTGACCTACGTCATCGGCGACGTGGCCTTCGTCGGCGATACGCTGTTCATGCCCGACTACGGCACCGCCCGCTGCGATTTCCCCGGCGGCGATGCCCGGACGCTTTACCGCTCCATCCACAAGGTACTGGCGCTGCCGGATGAGACGCGGCTGTTTCTCTGCCACGACTACAAAGCCCCCGGCCGCGACACCTACCAGCACCAAACCAGCGTGGCCGAACAGCGCGAGCATAACGTCCACGTCCACGAGGGCATAAGCGAAGGCGAATTCGTCAAGATGCGCACCCAGCGCGACGCCACGCTGGGCATGCCGCGGCTGATTTTGCCCTCGGTGCAGGTCAACATGCGCGCCGGCGAGCTGCCCCCGGCAGAAGACAACGGCCAGGTGTATTTGAAGGTGCCGCTCAACCGCTTTTAG
- the tnpA gene encoding IS66-like element accessory protein TnpA gives MSDTRALRPYRKRRQYTPEFKAQRVAESQQPGTSVARVALDNDLNANLLRRWISEAKQTGKNLSPAFVPINAPAATPPVVEKPGTIRIEIPRAGGPVVVEWPADQAHQCVALLRNLLQ, from the coding sequence ATGAGCGACACAAGAGCACTCCGACCTTACCGCAAGCGCCGGCAATACACCCCAGAATTCAAGGCCCAACGGGTGGCTGAAAGCCAACAGCCTGGAACGTCTGTTGCCCGTGTTGCTTTGGATAATGACCTCAACGCCAACTTGCTTCGGCGCTGGATCAGCGAGGCGAAGCAAACAGGTAAAAACCTGTCGCCCGCGTTTGTGCCTATCAATGCACCGGCGGCGACGCCCCCGGTCGTAGAAAAACCGGGCACCATCCGTATCGAAATCCCCCGGGCCGGCGGCCCGGTTGTGGTGGAATGGCCAGCCGACCAGGCGCATCAGTGCGTGGCGCTTCTACGGAACCTGCTGCAATGA
- a CDS encoding MHYT domain-containing protein: MLLSVTVAVVLSWVALHTADIARHMRNRRYYHLAIAMATVALGGGIWTMHFIGMLAYRLPAPVDYSMGLTILSVIPACAASWLALNKLAQDELPPIQLMVSGVLVGAGIGAMHYLGMAAMMTPLEMRYVPAIFALSTVVAVVLAMLALWAHTGLGRTALHPWLRFILSGMVMGAAIAGMHYTGMSAARFIGQSDMAGDMTSSPQTYTALILAAFAILVGALVAAVNGLLRSREFLVTAVGSLERIAQADLSEPVEVRGRNEMAQLFTAIRDMQQQLAAIVAETW; this comes from the coding sequence GTGTTATTGTCGGTCACGGTGGCCGTGGTGCTGTCGTGGGTAGCGCTACACACCGCGGATATTGCGCGCCACATGCGTAATCGCCGTTATTACCATCTGGCGATTGCCATGGCGACCGTGGCACTGGGCGGCGGCATCTGGACCATGCATTTTATCGGCATGCTGGCTTACCGCCTTCCCGCCCCCGTCGATTACTCCATGGGCCTGACGATTCTATCGGTAATACCCGCCTGCGCTGCCTCGTGGCTGGCGTTGAACAAGCTCGCGCAGGATGAATTACCGCCTATACAGCTGATGGTCAGCGGGGTGCTGGTGGGGGCGGGTATCGGTGCCATGCACTATCTCGGCATGGCCGCGATGATGACGCCGCTGGAGATGCGTTACGTGCCGGCGATTTTTGCGCTGTCGACTGTCGTGGCAGTAGTGTTGGCCATGCTGGCGCTGTGGGCGCACACCGGCCTGGGGCGGACCGCGCTTCATCCGTGGCTGCGGTTTATCCTCAGCGGCATGGTCATGGGCGCAGCGATTGCGGGGATGCACTACACCGGCATGTCGGCCGCTCGCTTTATCGGCCAGTCGGACATGGCCGGCGACATGACTTCGTCGCCCCAGACGTATACCGCGCTGATATTGGCGGCGTTTGCCATTCTGGTAGGGGCGCTGGTAGCGGCCGTGAACGGCTTGCTGCGGTCACGCGAGTTTCTGGTGACGGCGGTGGGTTCGCTCGAGCGGATCGCCCAAGCGGATCTGTCAGAGCCTGTGGAAGTGCGCGGCCGTAATGAGATGGCCCAGCTGTTTACCGCCATCCGCGATATGCAACAACAGCTGGCCGCGATTGTGGCAGAAACCTGGTAG
- a CDS encoding DUF6691 family protein translates to MKTLSGYIAGLLFGLGLAISGMTDPARVLGFLDVAGAWDPTLAFVLGGAVVTAFIGYRRVLRGSAPLFAPRFQLPTRQTLDTRLLGGAALFGIGWGLSGYCPGPAIASIATPSAPLIAMLVAMVAGWYLTRVST, encoded by the coding sequence ATGAAAACGCTTTCAGGCTACATCGCCGGGCTGCTCTTCGGGCTGGGGCTGGCCATATCGGGCATGACCGATCCGGCCAGAGTGCTGGGCTTTTTGGACGTCGCCGGCGCTTGGGACCCGACGCTTGCGTTCGTGCTTGGCGGCGCGGTAGTGACCGCTTTCATCGGCTACCGGCGGGTGCTGCGCGGCAGCGCACCGCTGTTCGCCCCGCGCTTTCAACTGCCCACGCGCCAAACGCTGGATACCCGCCTGTTGGGCGGTGCGGCACTGTTTGGCATCGGCTGGGGGCTTTCCGGCTACTGCCCCGGCCCGGCCATTGCCTCCATCGCCACGCCCAGCGCCCCGCTTATCGCCATGCTCGTTGCCATGGTGGCCGGGTGGTACCTGACGCGGGTATCAACCTAG
- a CDS encoding methyl-accepting chemotaxis protein has translation MTAGNDELSNRTQQQASSLEQTTASMEQMTSTVQQNADNATQANELTRSVRKQTDEGTQVISRAVSAMGEIDAVSQKITSIVGLIEDIAFQTNLLALNAAVEAARAGEQGRGFAVVAGEVRNLASRSSSAARDVKDLVTDSTAKVQEGSRQVGLSGQVFDDIVESINRVDHIVSEIAAASSEQSSGIDQINLAVTQMDSTTQQNASLVEQSASASRSLNEQAEALKHQVAFFKLADSANEDVKALPETC, from the coding sequence ATGACGGCCGGTAACGACGAGCTGAGTAACCGCACGCAACAGCAGGCGTCCAGCCTGGAACAAACGACCGCCTCGATGGAGCAGATGACCTCTACCGTTCAGCAAAATGCCGACAACGCGACCCAGGCCAATGAGTTGACCCGCAGCGTACGCAAGCAAACGGATGAAGGCACCCAGGTCATCAGTCGGGCCGTATCCGCCATGGGCGAGATTGATGCGGTGAGTCAAAAGATTACCAGCATTGTCGGCCTGATCGAGGATATTGCGTTTCAAACCAACCTGCTGGCATTGAACGCTGCCGTGGAGGCCGCACGCGCCGGTGAACAAGGGCGCGGCTTTGCCGTAGTGGCCGGTGAGGTGCGCAACCTGGCCAGCCGCAGTTCGTCAGCGGCCAGGGATGTCAAGGATCTGGTGACGGACAGTACCGCGAAGGTTCAGGAAGGCTCCCGGCAGGTTGGGCTATCGGGCCAAGTATTTGATGACATCGTGGAGTCGATTAACCGGGTCGATCATATCGTCTCGGAGATTGCGGCTGCCAGCAGCGAGCAATCCAGCGGCATCGATCAGATCAATCTGGCGGTCACGCAAATGGACAGCACGACCCAGCAAAACGCCTCGCTGGTTGAGCAGTCGGCGTCCGCCAGCCGCTCATTGAACGAGCAGGCAGAAGCGCTCAAACATCAGGTAGCGTTCTTCAAGCTTGCCGACAGCGCAAACGAGGACGTCAAGGCGTTGCCCGAAACTTGCTGA
- the torA gene encoding trimethylamine-N-oxide reductase TorA yields the protein MSTKYPDASVNALSRRRFLQGSAATVALGSMPFSMSLLSRGALAQTGRQEILSGCHWGVFKGIVEDGRAVEFKPWAGDPQPSPQLEGVRDSIYSASRIRYPMVRRAWLEQGPGADPAGRGSGDFVRVSWDKAIELVANEITRVREKHGQQAVFGGSYGWKSPGRLHNCQTLLKRMLNLTGSFTSSTGDYSTGAAQVILPYVSGSIEVYEQCTTYPVLAENTDLMVFWGCDPRNNSQISWQVADHGAYPGIEALKEAGVKVISIDPLKTDTCEYLDGEWLSPKPQTDVALMLGIAHTLYSEDLHDQKFLDRYTSGFDEFKPYLTGESDGQSKDADWAADICGLDADTIRDLARRFANNRTMLALGYATQRQHHGEQSTWMLVTLACMLGQIGLPGGGYGLSYHYSSGGAPTHASPILQSINDASGAKASGQAWLASGGSVSIPVARFVETLLNPGETMQFNGREIELPLIKLAYWAGGNPFAHHQDRNEMLRAWRELDTFIVNDFQWTATARHADIVLPTTTSYERNDIEQVGDYALSHIVAMKKIVEPQFEARNDFDIFATIADKMGKGYEFTQGRTEMDWIRGFYEAAKIESRAKGMEMPVFDVFWESNEPLAFPLKDEQKYFVRHQTFREDPILNALGTATGKFEIYSRAIAEYNYDDCPPHPTWLEPIERLDGPTTRYPLSIASKHPRGRLHSQICGTAFRETYAVQGREPCWLNPRDARERDIKNGDVVRVFNDRGQLLAGAVITKDIMPGVIRVQEGGWFDPVNPREIGSLCSYGDVNVLTPGIATSKLAQANCGQTGVADVEKFTHDLPEITVFSQPLPRNAG from the coding sequence ATGAGTACCAAGTATCCCGATGCTTCCGTCAACGCCTTATCCCGGCGCCGTTTTCTACAGGGCTCTGCCGCCACGGTGGCGCTGGGTTCCATGCCGTTCTCGATGTCCTTGCTAAGCCGTGGCGCGCTGGCCCAGACCGGGCGACAGGAAATTCTCTCTGGCTGCCACTGGGGGGTCTTCAAGGGCATCGTCGAGGACGGCCGCGCCGTCGAATTCAAACCCTGGGCAGGGGATCCGCAACCCTCGCCGCAGCTCGAGGGGGTGCGGGATTCGATCTACTCAGCCTCGCGTATCCGCTACCCGATGGTGCGTCGCGCCTGGCTCGAGCAGGGTCCCGGTGCCGATCCGGCCGGTCGTGGTAGCGGCGATTTCGTGCGCGTCTCCTGGGACAAGGCGATCGAGCTGGTCGCCAACGAAATCACCCGCGTGCGTGAGAAACATGGACAGCAGGCGGTCTTCGGCGGCTCCTATGGCTGGAAAAGCCCCGGCAGGCTTCACAACTGCCAGACTTTGTTGAAAAGAATGCTCAATCTGACCGGCAGCTTTACCTCGAGTACCGGTGACTATTCGACTGGTGCGGCTCAGGTCATTTTGCCCTACGTCTCGGGGTCGATCGAAGTTTATGAACAGTGCACCACCTACCCGGTGCTCGCCGAGAATACCGATCTTATGGTGTTCTGGGGCTGTGATCCCAGGAACAACTCCCAGATCTCCTGGCAGGTGGCCGATCATGGGGCCTACCCGGGCATCGAGGCGCTCAAGGAAGCCGGCGTCAAGGTCATTTCCATCGATCCGCTCAAGACCGATACCTGCGAGTATCTTGACGGCGAGTGGCTTTCGCCCAAGCCGCAGACGGACGTCGCGCTGATGCTGGGCATCGCCCACACGCTCTACAGCGAGGACCTGCACGATCAGAAATTCCTCGATCGCTATACCAGCGGGTTCGATGAGTTCAAGCCCTACTTGACCGGCGAATCGGACGGACAATCCAAGGATGCCGACTGGGCTGCGGACATTTGCGGACTCGATGCCGATACCATTCGCGATCTGGCCCGGCGTTTCGCCAATAACCGCACCATGCTGGCGCTCGGCTACGCCACCCAGCGCCAGCACCACGGTGAGCAGTCCACCTGGATGCTCGTCACCCTGGCCTGCATGCTCGGACAGATCGGTTTGCCCGGCGGCGGTTATGGCCTGAGCTATCACTATTCTTCCGGCGGGGCGCCGACCCATGCAAGCCCCATCCTGCAAAGCATCAATGATGCCTCCGGTGCCAAGGCTTCCGGCCAAGCGTGGTTAGCCAGCGGCGGCAGCGTCTCGATTCCGGTGGCGCGCTTCGTCGAAACGCTCTTGAATCCCGGTGAAACGATGCAGTTCAACGGTAGGGAAATCGAGCTGCCATTGATCAAGCTCGCTTATTGGGCGGGGGGCAATCCCTTCGCGCACCACCAGGATCGCAACGAGATGCTCAGAGCCTGGCGTGAGCTCGATACCTTCATCGTCAACGACTTCCAGTGGACCGCGACCGCGCGGCATGCCGATATCGTCCTGCCCACGACCACCTCCTACGAGCGCAACGACATCGAGCAAGTCGGCGATTACGCCCTGAGTCATATCGTGGCGATGAAGAAGATCGTCGAGCCGCAGTTCGAGGCGCGTAACGACTTCGACATCTTTGCCACCATCGCGGACAAGATGGGCAAGGGCTATGAATTCACCCAGGGGCGCACGGAGATGGACTGGATTCGCGGGTTCTACGAGGCCGCCAAGATCGAATCCCGAGCCAAGGGCATGGAAATGCCGGTCTTCGACGTCTTCTGGGAATCGAACGAGCCGCTCGCCTTCCCGCTGAAGGACGAGCAGAAGTACTTCGTCAGGCACCAGACCTTCCGCGAAGACCCGATCCTCAACGCCTTGGGCACGGCCACCGGCAAGTTCGAGATCTACTCCCGGGCCATTGCCGAGTACAACTACGACGACTGCCCGCCGCACCCGACCTGGCTTGAGCCCATCGAGCGCCTGGACGGCCCTACTACTCGCTATCCGCTGAGCATTGCCAGCAAACACCCTCGCGGCCGCCTGCACTCGCAGATTTGCGGCACTGCTTTCCGTGAAACTTATGCGGTGCAGGGGCGTGAGCCCTGCTGGCTCAATCCCCGGGATGCAAGGGAGCGCGACATCAAGAACGGCGACGTCGTGCGGGTCTTCAACGATCGCGGGCAGCTGCTCGCCGGCGCGGTCATCACCAAGGACATCATGCCCGGCGTTATCCGCGTTCAGGAAGGCGGCTGGTTCGATCCTGTCAACCCGCGTGAAATCGGCAGCCTATGTAGCTACGGTGACGTCAACGTCCTGACGCCGGGCATCGCCACCTCCAAACTAGCCCAGGCCAACTGCGGGCAGACCGGCGTCGCCGACGTCGAGAAGTTTACCCATGATCTGCCCGAGATAACGGTGTTTTCCCAACCGTTACCACGCAACGCCGGCTGA
- a CDS encoding ArsR/SmtB family transcription factor gives MELSRLRHSANEARGLLKTLANTDRLMLLCQLSQGEMNVGELERELGIEQPTLSQQLAVLRREALVATRREGKQIYYRIHDDKAMAVIETLYEQFCADASD, from the coding sequence ATGGAGCTATCACGCCTTCGCCACAGCGCCAACGAGGCCCGCGGGCTGCTCAAAACGCTGGCCAACACCGACCGTTTGATGCTGCTCTGCCAGCTCTCCCAGGGCGAAATGAACGTCGGCGAACTGGAGCGCGAGCTGGGCATTGAGCAACCTACCCTCTCCCAGCAGCTTGCCGTGCTGCGGCGGGAGGCGCTTGTTGCTACGCGGCGGGAAGGCAAGCAAATTTATTACCGCATCCATGACGACAAAGCCATGGCGGTAATCGAGACGCTCTACGAGCAGTTCTGCGCTGATGCCAGTGATTGA
- a CDS encoding c-type cytochrome, whose translation MPSKGKKISVSVVVLAIIGIAGFLVLTSPWMWSATHDIPDIESAEGEADIDNGRRIFVASDCATCHATTDQASDEQLGGGMVLDTAFGEFHMPNISPDPEHGIGGWSLAEFDRALREGVSPSSIWPDGKNLYPAFPYTSYVRMEPEDVRDLYAYMMELPASDKAVPDHELKFPYNLRRGIGVWRLAFLNDKSTEEVGVSADNLPEGVDRQQFEKGRYLVEGAGHCVECHSPRTFMGNVPGDKRYAGGENPEGTGHYPNITPDETGIGFWSAASIANYLHTGINPIGRNAGGDMAEVIDNTSQLPWEDLQAMAVYLNHLPAIDNPAPGMPEPNRTEEVVMLDTIVDNRPPLPTSEPQKIDVGDNVYVAGTKSLYLSSEEQDGESEDGKLLGGASLEVLSRENDRLKFEITGWQPENSPTVIYQEKGQRVIMAALGDKAIEATRRGESETDPNTDQVWRPVTLEAWSQADEVNRDLDELWSYSQEAYQTSCSSCHTLPDKEHYTANQWVGTLKSMKRFTSFSDDEYRLILAYLQNHSSDLTPEETGRAVPEHAGEGVPQ comes from the coding sequence ATGCCAAGCAAAGGCAAGAAAATTTCCGTTTCGGTGGTGGTGTTAGCCATCATCGGCATCGCCGGATTCCTCGTCCTGACCTCCCCTTGGATGTGGTCAGCGACACACGATATTCCCGATATTGAAAGCGCCGAGGGCGAGGCGGATATCGACAACGGCCGGCGCATCTTCGTCGCCTCCGACTGCGCCACCTGCCACGCTACCACCGACCAGGCAAGTGACGAGCAGCTGGGCGGTGGCATGGTGCTGGATACCGCCTTCGGCGAGTTTCACATGCCCAACATTTCGCCCGACCCGGAGCACGGCATCGGCGGCTGGTCCCTGGCCGAGTTTGACCGCGCGCTGCGCGAGGGCGTCAGTCCCAGCAGCATCTGGCCCGACGGCAAAAACCTCTATCCGGCATTTCCCTATACCTCCTATGTCCGCATGGAGCCGGAAGACGTGCGCGACCTCTACGCCTACATGATGGAGCTGCCCGCAAGCGACAAGGCAGTGCCCGATCACGAGCTCAAGTTCCCCTACAACCTGCGCCGGGGGATCGGTGTCTGGCGGCTTGCCTTTCTCAACGACAAAAGCACCGAAGAAGTCGGCGTCAGCGCTGACAATCTGCCGGAAGGCGTCGACCGCCAGCAGTTTGAAAAGGGCCGCTACCTGGTGGAAGGCGCCGGCCACTGCGTGGAATGCCACTCGCCGCGCACCTTCATGGGTAACGTGCCCGGCGACAAGCGCTACGCCGGCGGTGAAAACCCCGAAGGCACCGGCCACTACCCAAACATCACCCCGGACGAGACCGGCATCGGCTTCTGGTCGGCCGCCTCCATCGCCAACTACCTGCATACCGGCATCAACCCGATCGGGCGCAATGCCGGCGGCGACATGGCAGAAGTCATCGACAACACCTCGCAGCTGCCCTGGGAAGACCTGCAGGCCATGGCGGTATACCTGAACCATTTGCCGGCCATCGATAACCCGGCTCCGGGCATGCCCGAACCCAACCGCACCGAAGAAGTCGTGATGCTCGACACCATAGTGGACAACCGGCCGCCGCTGCCGACCAGCGAGCCACAGAAGATTGACGTGGGCGATAACGTCTATGTGGCTGGCACCAAGTCGTTGTATCTTTCGTCAGAAGAGCAAGATGGCGAGAGCGAAGACGGCAAGCTGCTGGGTGGCGCTTCCCTTGAAGTTCTGAGCCGGGAAAACGACAGGCTCAAGTTCGAGATTACGGGCTGGCAGCCGGAGAACTCGCCCACGGTGATTTATCAGGAAAAGGGCCAGCGGGTGATCATGGCTGCCCTGGGCGACAAGGCTATTGAGGCCACCCGGCGCGGCGAAAGCGAAACCGACCCCAATACTGATCAGGTATGGCGTCCCGTCACTCTGGAGGCCTGGTCCCAAGCCGACGAGGTCAATCGCGATCTGGATGAGCTATGGAGCTACAGCCAAGAGGCTTATCAAACCAGCTGCTCGTCTTGCCACACGCTTCCCGATAAAGAGCACTACACCGCTAACCAGTGGGTTGGCACGCTCAAGTCCATGAAGCGCTTCACTTCCTTCAGCGATGACGAGTATCGCCTGATTCTTGCGTACTTGCAGAACCACTCTAGCGACCTGACGCCCGAGGAAACTGGTAGGGCAGTGCCGGAACATGCCGGTGAAGGAGTGCCGCAATGA
- a CDS encoding TorD/DmsD family molecular chaperone → MSRDTVTDTGALIAGADWLGGVFIAPPTAEQVKEFTAPAGRNALVQMGEQLNAREATRALEQALTGEAPAPLTVTLQRRYTALFEGIFRHRAVLPYESAWQPGTSGTVLGGTPIPDMAATLRALDLHVSGDCHEPADHLAIELAALTMALRDGQDTIAREMTCRLQRWVPAFCAALAHQDTGGFYAAAGDLLLALIRETAVSLGEEKTVVTERMEGEFA, encoded by the coding sequence ATGAGCCGTGACACCGTAACTGATACTGGCGCGCTGATAGCCGGGGCAGACTGGCTTGGCGGGGTGTTTATAGCCCCACCCACCGCCGAGCAGGTGAAAGAGTTCACCGCCCCAGCCGGCCGCAACGCTCTAGTCCAAATGGGGGAACAGCTGAATGCCCGGGAAGCGACTCGGGCCTTGGAACAGGCCCTTACCGGGGAAGCGCCCGCACCACTGACTGTCACGCTTCAGCGCCGCTACACAGCGCTGTTCGAAGGGATTTTCCGGCACCGCGCCGTGCTGCCCTACGAAAGTGCTTGGCAGCCCGGCACCAGCGGCACGGTACTCGGCGGCACGCCGATCCCCGACATGGCAGCCACGCTGCGCGCCCTCGACCTGCATGTCAGCGGCGATTGCCACGAACCTGCCGACCACCTAGCCATCGAACTTGCGGCCCTCACCATGGCGCTGCGCGACGGTCAAGACACCATCGCCCGGGAAATGACGTGCCGGCTGCAACGCTGGGTGCCGGCCTTCTGCGCGGCGCTAGCCCACCAGGATACCGGCGGGTTTTATGCCGCCGCCGGAGATTTACTGCTTGCCCTGATCCGCGAGACCGCTGTTTCGCTCGGGGAAGAAAAAACAGTAGTGACCGAACGAATGGAAGGAGAGTTCGCATGA
- a CDS encoding YeeE/YedE family protein, which yields MDIQAGLQGLIGGILIGLSATWLMASLGRIAGISGIASTLVTARPQRQNAWRLAFVLGMVTGPLLVMLANAQTGSTLGNVAGAPGKVVGQPAGGVGLMLVAGLLVGVGTGLGSGCTSGHGVCGLARRSPRSLAATLTFLIAAMITVFIVRHGLGGNP from the coding sequence ATGGATATACAAGCAGGCCTGCAGGGGCTGATTGGCGGGATTTTAATCGGCCTTTCCGCCACCTGGCTGATGGCGTCGCTGGGACGCATTGCCGGCATTAGCGGCATCGCGAGCACGCTGGTCACCGCCCGGCCGCAGCGGCAAAACGCCTGGCGGCTGGCGTTTGTGCTGGGCATGGTCACAGGCCCGCTGCTGGTGATGCTCGCCAATGCCCAAACCGGCAGTACGCTGGGCAACGTGGCCGGCGCGCCGGGTAAGGTAGTCGGCCAGCCGGCGGGCGGCGTCGGGCTGATGCTCGTCGCCGGGCTGTTGGTAGGCGTAGGCACGGGGCTGGGCAGCGGCTGTACCAGCGGCCACGGCGTTTGCGGTCTGGCCCGGCGCTCACCGCGTTCGCTGGCGGCCACGCTGACCTTTCTCATCGCCGCCATGATCACCGTATTTATCGTCCGCCACGGACTCGGAGGCAACCCATGA